One segment of Babesia bigemina genome assembly Bbig001, chromosome : II DNA contains the following:
- a CDS encoding ATP-NAD-dependent kinase, putative gives MEPSGCVEHPLTLDPADVAKRLSVVGDAWSNSEVHDLVVVYSRVPKKVMICSSKTDESIRKAREELVALIKEKFDCVVMVHDRLLPSVKAGTDQLWGEVHRPHPGPAASKNQDDSTIVEYKELEIDDVELIIAIGGDGTILKVIKMFPHVIPPVIGLSMGSMGYMAKFNMAEVKETLMSICDVGITVSRRSLLHVEVYSDTGELIARRNALNECVIDRGLSPCITTLDVYYQGSYFTTVIGDGLLISTPSGSTAYSMAAGGPIVHPAVPSMLFTVICPHSISYRPVILPREAVLDVIVPPDNRGDVRLCVDGNYHCNLKQGSYVRVTSADQAFPLVLPNNTHTGDEWIRSLREHLHWNFRIRQQHIAPRLQLSQTLVEKRFSTIN, from the coding sequence ATGGAGCCTTCCGGCTGCGTAGAGCACCCGCTCACGTTAGATCCCGCGGACGTCGCAAAGCGTCTCTCGGTAGTCGGCGATGCCTGGAGCAACTCCGAGGTGCACGATCTTGTCGTTGTCTACAGCCGTGTGCCGAAGAAGGTCATGATATGCTCCTCGAAGACGGATGAATCGATACGGAAGGCCCGTGAGGAGCTTGTCGCGCTCATAAAGGAGAAGTTTGACTGCGTAGTCATGGTTCACGACCGTCTTCTCCCCTCCGTAAAGGCCGGGACCGATCAGCTTTGGGGGGAGGTACACAGGCCACACCCCGGGCCGGCAGCCTCCAAGAACCAGGACGATTCGACCATCGTGGAATATAAGGAACTCGAAATCGACGACGTGGAACTGATCATCGCAATAGGAGGCGACGGAACCATACTGAAGGTCATCAAGATGTTTCCGCACGTCATACCGCCAGTTATCGGACTCTCAATGGGCTCCATGGGATACATGGCCAAGTTCAACATGGCGGAGGTCAAGGAGACGCTCATGAGCATATGTGATGTCGGCATCACGGTGTCCAGACGCAGCCTGTTGCACGTCGAAGTGTACAGCGACACGGGGGAACTAATCGCACGCAGAAACGCACTGAACGAGTGTGTCATAGACCGGGGGCTATCGCCATGCATCACCACGCTGGACGTGTACTACCAAGGGTCGTACTTCACGACGGTTATAGGTGACGGCTTGCTCATCAGCACGCCCAGCGGGTCCACGGCCTACTCAATGGCCGCCGGCGGCCCAATTGTGCACCCGGCGGTTCCCTCCATGCTCTTCACCGTCATATGTCCGCACTCAATTTCCTACAGGCCGGTTATCCTGCCGAGAGAGGCGGTACTGGACGTCATTGTGCCGCCAGACAACCGCGGCGACGTCAGGCTGTGCGTGGACGGAAACTACCACTGCAACCTCAAGCAGGGGTCATACGTCCGCGTCACGTCCGCCGACCAGGCCTTTCCGCTCGTGCTGCCAAACAACACGCACACAGGTGACGAGTGGATCAGGTCGCTCAGGGAACACCTGCACTGGAATTTCAGGATCCGGCAGCAGCACATCGCGCCACGGCTCCAATTGTCACAAACCCTAGTGGAAAAAAGATTTAGCACCATAAACTAG
- a CDS encoding Abhydrolase domain-containing protein: protein MGNSLNSVVFHPPKPTYSGGDPHLHMLPTKCGHLIAAFYIRHRYVVACNSCMLFRRSRFTILYSHGNAEDIGHVFHALMDRVANWDADLFIYDYSGYGVSEGKPSERNLYMDVEAAYDYLTQALGVDPNTVVAYGRSIGSGPAVHIALHRPVLGLILQSPVASVYRVRFHRLPFSMPGDIFRNIDKVQNLNVPTLILHGTEDETVPLVASQQMALKISEVYCRWIKGASHNDMDGKYVIYVEQALQEFFARIMQQHPANVMRKGVWISRGKQGTIHHNAAQAITT, encoded by the exons ATGGGGAACTCACTTAACTCTGTGGTTTTCCACCCGCCGAAACCAACGTACAGCGGAGGGGACCCACACCTCCACATGCTGCCCACCAAGTGCGGGCATTTGATAGCGGCGTTTTACATCAGACATAGGTATGTCGTGGCGTGTAACTCATGTATGTTGTTCAGGCGCTCCAGGTTCACCATCCTATACAGCCACGGAAATGCGGAGGACATTGGGCACGTATTCCACGCATTAATGGACCGAGTCGCCAATTGGGATGCTGACCTCTTCATATATGACTACTCGG GATACGGAGTTAGCGAGGGAAAACCGTCAGAGCGCAACCTGTATATGGATGTGGAGGCTGCATACGACTACCTCACGCAGGCCCTAG GTGTTGATCCCAACACTGTTGTGGCGTATGGTAGGAGCATTGGGAGTGGACCCGCggtccacatcgctctccACAGGCCAGTGCTTGGCCTCATTCTACAAAGTCCGGTGGCTTCGGTATATCGAGTCAGGTTCCACCGCCTACCCTTCTCAATGCCAGGGGACATTTTCCGCAACATAGACAAGGTGCAGAACTTAAATGTGCCAACGCTCATACTACACGGCACGGAGGACGAAACCGTTCCGCTGGTCGCATCGCAACAGATGGCACTCAAAATATCTGAAGTTTACTGCAGATGGATCAAAGGTGCATCTCACAACGATATGGACGGGAAATACGTCATATATGTCGAACAAGCACTACAGGAATTCTTCGCCCGGATAATGCAACAACACCCCGCCAATGTGATGCGGAAAGGCGTGTGGATATCCCGGGGGAAACAGGGCACCATACACCACAACGCCGCGCAAGCAATTACTACGTGA
- a CDS encoding 2-C-methyl-D-erythritol 2,4-cyclodiphosphate synthase, putative, whose product MAAGTLSHIIAIIIFYLGASPSSFAFHIRASQGLYVNPIRNLPALASQGVSDASRLASQYRVGLGYDVHRLVGPNNGGKAFKLGGIDVEGSGVFVVGHSDGDAVLHAIADAVLGAVGRGDIGEHFSDLDAANGNLDSGVIVRFALSEARNLGYRPCNVDVNIVLQRPRLGSELKRRITARVGELLGPGVCVNVKAKTNEGLDALGRGEAVACQSVVLLERV is encoded by the coding sequence ATGGCCGCTGGTACACTGTCGCACATCATCGCAATCATCATCTTCTACTTAGGTGCGAGTCCGAGTAGCTTCGCCTTTCACATCCGAGCGTCTCAAGGGCTGTACGTGAATCCGATCCGGAATCTTCCGGCTCTCGCTTCGCAGGGCGTGTCTGATGCCAGTCGGTTGGCTTCGCAATACAGAGTGGGTCTGGGCTACGACGTACACCGGCTTGTCGGCCCCAATAATGGTGGCAAGGCGTTCAAGCTCGGCGGCATTGACGTGGAAGGCTCCGGCGTGTTCGTGGTAGGCCACAGCGACGGTGACGCGGTTCTGCATGCCATTGCCGACGCAGTGCTGGGCGCAGTGGGCCGAGGAGATATCGGTGAGCACTTCTCGGACCTCGACGCTGCCAATGGTAATCTGGACTCTGGCGTGATTGTGCGTTTCGCGCTCTCGGAGGCACGCAACCTCGGCTACCGCCCGTGCAACGTGGACGTGAACATCGTGCTGCAGCGCCCACGGCTCGGAAGTGAACTGAAACGCCGCATAACTGCGAGAGTCGGGGAGCTACTGGGCCCGGGCGTCTGCGTCAATGTGAAGGCGAAGACCAACGAGGGGCTGGACGCACTGGGCCGTGGCGAGGCCGTCGCGTGCCAGTCCGTGGTGCTGCTAGAACGCGTTTAA
- a CDS encoding REVERSE-TRANSCRIPTASE domain containing protein,putative, with translation MESSQEVQLSSQIDEDGDLMVIDVDVPDGMDIDAPLATVGRRECRQPERRHESRKPVQSGVQGPKGKPTNSKGAGRGGESRPIPQASRKRHQPGTTPAVKGAGNKARNGGPQGQKGNNRKAKKTGNTAQTPPVVVCNAGPSSSERAPVCVQTLSTLQPPAGEVVGNGGCRSPTVYSISSDDFMDVDEEEPEQVGPVRESNNSIAPGTASEVALTETAALPRAPEGHAPQAERAGNTPQMPPNYARLNAKLQFLHCVMRQIDGPWCHWVPDVYKAVVTKYQRMPRGGWKVLAEYANEHFEFHKTHKEVEQMARQVVAKAARSQPTDVGEIASLHDVDSYNALQEDFDRIMAQRLREPGVIRTVKNKRHTMDSLDFTAIRSLDLVVHNYVKHNPVTDMGMLAILYQTAQDCYDKYSAKPSSSSGKKEAAERRIKELEEIGALLLKYKQKVPLEKEDRKRVYRQMDKYNMIADKPQELSYVISRTQEELQKEQDKLKNAKFKKELYNDNRMFELYTGHFYRTLENKQDADESAINEGMMIEYWAQMWVKPNAPHNGEGYLVERPPAENKAGFPTYEEFVTIVKKLRDWKSPGADGIYNYYIKWLTSLHRVIYRLVEEACQQGKVQDDWFYCGITYLLPKNKKPKSAAQYRPITCMSNLYKLTTRCATETLKREVDGRGLRSENQMGTRSNVQGAKEHALANIALNEKHKGKLLATWVDVMKAYDSIDHAYLARVIDNLNLPGWLSNFIKQTIKRWNIEIRWNKNTIMHKKVERGILQGDSLSPLLFVLCLDPLSRHLTRIFPKVELSVTGGRIFATNHFLYIDDLKFFAHEESTMRGMGREVEKFFNDIGLRINRDKSATNTEACASIAKQMEGPETYKYLGVTETSNSLTSDGMFDIILQEICRRTELLAASKLSGKNLSMAINQYALSVINYYIGVIPMDITHFDKIDLAVRRIINAKHGHKKWANTQRLYLPRKEMGRGLHSMVFRAEAMLLRLWLTLSADEVTSTRRAAIMQHFRDTYAHISHIKMHLEGRYGMEFGMEDTTDKSLRDLRVAQNKWLYNRMHVKSTHKVLYAKREDPKLDIEASSLYLTCGILTPEEEANVAEVQDRNLQWMSSSKKCTRCNNGKNVDHLATKCQKLLHLEYTKRHNEVAKRVHSVLGRQIGLPKEKIDAHKIESEVHGKYGWIAYDKTVKTQKTKEYNRPDIILADRRRNTITIVEIGITNQDNLVDTEKFKKQKYEDLIEDLKARQFNQHTKIRVIPYVMTWEGIVTKEHSKYRRDLGISDRMEAHIQRVVIQETHKIVMRDMKPKEDYDSVEDPQAQTGWMPAWMAPVTSGNGPAWIPQPVSA, from the coding sequence TTCAGGGCCCTAAAGGTAAACCCACAAATTCGAAGGGggccggccgtggcggcgaaaGCCGGCCAATCCCGCAGGCAAGCCGGAAACGACACCAGCCCGGAACCACtccggctgtgaagggCGCTGGAAACAAAGCGCGGAACGGCGGTCCCCAGGGCCAAAAGGGTAACAACCGGAAGGCCAAAAAGACAGGAAACACGGCTCAAACGCCGCCTGTCGTGGTTTGCAACGCCGGGCCGAGTTCCTCGGAACGCGCACCCGTGTGTGTGCAGACACTGTCTACCCTGCAGCCACCGGCAGGGGAGGTTGTCGGAAACGGTGGCTGCCGCTCTCCGACCGTGTATTCCATATCGTCGGATGACTTTATGGAcgtggacgaagaggaacctGAGCAAGTCGGGCCTGTGAGAGAATCAAACAACAGTATAGCACcgggcaccgccagtgaggTGGCGCTCACTGAGACGGCTGCGTTGCCGAGGGCACCCGAAGGGCACGCCCCGCAGGCTGAACGGGCCGGGAACACGCCACAAATGCCGCCGAACTACGCTAGGCTGAATGCCAAGTTACAGTTCCTGCACTGTGTCATGCGTCAGATCGATGGACCATGGTGTCATTGGGTACCGGACGTCTACAAGGCAGTAGTGACGAAGTATCAGAGGATGCCACGAGGAGGATGGAAAGTCCTCGCGGAATATGCCAACGAGCATTTCGAATTCCACAAGACCcacaaggaggtggagcagaTGGCAAGACAGGTAGTCGCCAAAGCAGCGCGGAGCCAACCGACGGACGTTGGAGAAATAGCATcgctgcacgacgtcgACTCATACAACGCCCTGCAGGAGGATTTCGACCGGATCATGGCACAGAGGTTGAGGGAGCCTGGTGTGATTAGGACAGTAAAGAACAAAAGACACACCATGGACTCCCTCGACTTCACGGCGATAAGGTCGCTGGATCTAGTGGTCCACAACTACGTGAAGCACAACCCAGTCACTGACATGGGGATGCTAGCCATCTTGTATCAAACGGCACAGGACTGCTACGACAAGTACAGCGCAAAaccatcgtcgtcctcgggaAAGAAGGAGGCAGCTGAGAGGaggatcaaggagctggaggagatagGAGCATTACTTCTGAAATACAAGCAGAAGGTCCccctggagaaggaggataggaaacgcgtttatcgccaaatggacaagtacaacatgaTCGCGGACAAGCCGCAGGAACTGTCATACGTGATCAGCAGGACTCAAGAGGAGCTCCAAAAGGAGCAGGACAAACTCAAGAAcgccaagttcaagaaggagtTGTACAACGACAACCGCATGTTCGAGCTCTACACGGGACACTTCTACAGGACACTGGAGAACAAGCAGGACGCGGACGAGTCGGCGATAAACGAGGGGATGATGATAGAGTACTGGGCGCAAATGTGGGTGAAGCCAAACGCACCGCACAACGGTGAAGGATATCTGGTCGAAAGACCACCGGCAGAGAACAAGGCAGGCTTTCCCACATACGAGGAATTCGTCACGATCGTCAAGAAATTGCGAGACTGGAAGTCGCCCGGTGCGGATGGGAtctacaactactacattaaATGGCTCACGTCCCTTCACAGAGTCATTTACAGGCTAGTAGAGGAGGCATGCCAgcaaggcaaagtgcaggaCGACTGGTTCTACTGTGGGATCACGTACCTACTACCGAAGAACAAGAAACCAAAGTCCGCCGCACAGTACAGGCCTATCACATGCATGTCCAACCTATACAAGCTAACTACCCGCTGTGCAACGGAGACGCTTAAGCGAGAAGTCGATGGCAGGGGACTACGGTCCGAGAACCAGATGGGCACGAGGAGCAACGTACAGGGTGCAAAGGAGCACGCGTTAGCGAACATCGCGCTCAACGAGAAGCACAAGGGGAAGTTACTTGCAACGTGGGTCGACGTCATGAAGGCGTACGACTCAATCGACCACGCGTACCTGGCAAGGGTTATCGACAACCTTAACCTACCAGGGTGGTTATCAaacttcatcaagcagacgatcaagaggtggaatatAGAGATACGGTGGAACAAGAACACAATCATGcacaagaaagtggagagggGCATTCTCCAAGGCGACAGCCTATCGCCCCTTCTCTTCGTGCTGTGCTTGGACCCGCTGAGCAGGCACCTGACTCGCATCTTCCCCAAGGTGGAGTTAAGCGTGACCGGCGGCAGGATATTCGCCACAAACCACTTTCTCTATATTGACgacctcaagttcttcgcccACGAGGAAAGTACGATGAGAGGAATGGGCcgagaagtggagaagttcttcaacgacataggACTCAGGATCAACCGCGACAAGTCGGCAACCAACACGGAGGCGTgcgccagcatcgccaagcaGATGGAAGGCCCGGAAACGTACAAGTACTTGGGAGTCACAGAGACTTCAAACTCACTGACAAGCGACGGAATGTTCGACATAATACTACAGGAGATATGCAGGAGAACGGAGCTACTGGCTGCGTCAAAGCTGTCGGGGAAAAACCTCtcgatggccatcaaccagtacgccctcagcgtcatcaactactacatcggcgtgatccccatggacatcacgcatttcgacaagatcgaccTGGCAGTACGGAGAATAATTAACGCGAAGCACGGACACAAGAAGTGGGCGAACACACAGAGGCTCTACCTCCCCCGGAAAGAGATGGGGAGAGGGCTCCACAGCATGGTATTTAGAGCGGAAGCCATGCTGCTACGACTGTGGTTGACGCTTTCAGCAGACGAGGTGACGTCAACCAGGAGAGCTGCGATCATGCAGCATTTTCGCGACACATACGCGCACATATCTCACATCAAGATGCACCTGGAAGGAAGATATGGAATGGAATTCGGAATGGAGGACACTACGGACAAGAGCCTCAGGGACCTCAGGGTGGcccaaaacaaatggctgtacaacagaatgcacgtaaaatcaactcataaggttctgtatgccaagcgtgaggaccccaagctggacattgAGGCGTCGTCCTTGTACCTGACGTGTGGAATACTCACTCcggaagaagaagcgaACGTAGCGGAAGTCCAGGATAGGAATCTGCAATGGATGTCTTCGTCCAAGAAATGCACaagatgcaacaacggcaagaacgtggatcacctcgcgacgaagtgccagaaactactacacctaGAATATACGAAGAGGCACAACGAGGTAGCAAAACGGGTCCACTCAGTACTCGGGAGGCAAATAGGACTacccaaggagaagatagacgcccacaagatcgagagtgaagtacatggaaaatacggatggatcgcgtacgacaagacggtcaagactcagaagactaaggaatacaacaggccagacatcatcctggcggatcggcggaggaacaccataaccatcgtggagataggaatcaccaatcaagacaacctagtggatacggagaagttcaagaagcagaagtatgaagaccttattgaggacctcaaggcgcgacagtttaaccagcacaccaagatcagggttatcccctacgttatgacgtgggagggaatagtgacaaaggagcacagcaagtacagacgggacctgggcatatcggatcgcatggaagcccacatacaaagggtagtgatccaagaaacacataaaatagtgatgagggatatgaagccgaaagaagactacgattccgtagaagaccctcaagcccaaactggatggatgcccgcatggatggcaccagtgacgtccggcaatggaccggcgtggatcccgcaaccggtttcagcgtga